From Ascaphus truei isolate aAscTru1 chromosome 20, aAscTru1.hap1, whole genome shotgun sequence, one genomic window encodes:
- the LOC142470945 gene encoding vomeronasal type-2 receptor 26-like encodes MRTSSGRELFFNENGDPPALYDIVNWQPNPEGGIKKFKVGSYDIGAAIGQVFTINASAVLWASGAREVPLSLCSSSCPPGFRKAALRGKPVCCFKCVLCPQGEISKHTDSVYCSKCPWDMWPNLQRDKCLPKSREFLSYEEPLGFTLAATSISSSFVPVVMFALFIHFKTTPIVRANNYTLSCLLLCSLSLCFLCSLAFIGYPQTEKCLLRQVAFGMVFALCISCILAKTIMVVIAFKATKPGSNLRKWTSNRVSYIVVIFCILIQTFLCIFWLSFSPPFPEHNTQTKSGVIIIECNEGSPIVFWCMLGYLGTLASVSFIVAFLARQLPDSFNEAKFITFSMLAFLIVWVSYIPASLSARGKYTVAMEVFAILSSSWALLVCMFVPKCFIILFKPNMNSREHLMGKDRGRAHKVK; translated from the exons ATGAGAACGAGCAGTGGGAGGGAGCTTTTCTTTAACGAGAACGGGGACCCACCTGCATTATATGATATAGTGAACTGGCAACCGAACCCTGAGGGTGGAATAAAAAAGTTCAAGGTGGGCAGCTACGATATCGGAGCTGCAATTGGACAGGTTTTCACCATCAATGCCAGTGCCGTGCTTTGGGCGTCAGGTGCAAGGGAG gtccctctttctctctgcagtaGCAGTTGTCCCCCTGGCTTCAGGAAGGCAGCATTGAGAGGGAAGCCGGTCTGCTGCTTCAAATGTGTCCTCTGTCCGCAAGGAGAAATCTCCAAACACACAG ACTCTGTTTATTGCTCTAAATGTCCGTGGGATATGTGGCCCAATCTTCAAAGGGACAAATGCCTCCCAAAGTCCAGAGAATTCCTCTCTTATGAAGAGCCATTGGGTTTCACCTTAGCCGCTACAAGTATCTCCTCCTCTTTTGTCCCGGTTGTTATGTTTGCACTTTTTATCCACTTCAAAACCACTCCCATTGTCAGAGCCAATAACTACACCCTCAGTTGTCTTCtcctgtgttccctgtccctctgcttcctctgctctTTGGCTTTCATTGGTTACCCCCAAACTGAGAAGTGTCTTCTGCGCCAGGTTGCTTTCGGTATGGTCTTTGCCCTTTGCATCTCATGTATCTTGGCCAAAACCATCATGGTTGTCATCGCCTTCAAGGCCACCAAGCCTGGTAGCAATCTGAGGAAGTGGACCAGCAATCGGGTCTCTTATATTGTTGTCATTTTCTGCATCCTTATTCAAACTTTTCTCTGCATCTTCTGGCTCTCATTCTCACCTCCCTTCCCAGAACACAACACCCAAACCAAATCTGGGGTTATTATCATTGAGTGTAATGAGGGTTCCCCCATAGTCTTTTGGTGTATGCTAGGATATCTTGGTACGCTAGCTTCTGTTAGCTTTATTGTTGCCTTCCTTGCCAGGCAGCTACCTGACAGCTTCAATGAGGCGAAATTCATCACCTTCAGCATGCTGGCCTTCCTCATTGTCTGGGTGTCATATATCCCGGCCTCCCTCAGTGCACGCGGCAAGTACACCGTGGCCATGGAGGTCTTCGCCATCTTGTCCTCCAGCTGGGCTCTGTTGGTCTGCATGTTTGTGCCCAAATGTTTCATCATATTGTTCAAACCCAACATGAACTCGAGAGAACATCTCATGGGCAAAGACAGAGGTCGGGCTCACAAGGTCAAATAA